From the genome of Anopheles funestus chromosome 2RL, idAnoFuneDA-416_04, whole genome shotgun sequence:
GCTTCTGCGAGTTTAGGAGATGATGTTTTTACACGATGGAACTATAGTGGGTGAAAACTGTTCTATTTGCTACAGCAGGATGTAAAACTTCCGAAAACTGATTTCTTTGAGAAATCAATAAACACACGACGAATGCACGAAAaactaattttctttttctacacagcacccacacacacactcacctaCGCAAATTCACACGCGCCACACATACAGTCACTCGTTTCGCGTAAATTTCGTTTTGATGAGCTTTTTATGCTGCCTATCTCCAaggtttaaattattattcaagTACAcacattcatttcaattttcacagAAAGTTTTAGTGTTTCGTTATATGCTGAATGTTTTGTAGAGTCTTCGTGCAAGATGATTGCGGGTTTGGAATAGATAGTACTGGCAGGACAAACAAAACTGTGCACCAATGCTGCCGCAACACTGCGACGACCAGGCAATATCAAACTGCCACATGACATTACatgaaatgtttattgtttaaattgatgtgcaataaaagaatgtatatttttaaaagaagtaCGTACATTATTAATGTGTTTCGTTCATTGCGGATTAACATATGGAGCATTGtaatggaaataatttattgggACAATTCCCTTGTAAAGTACAATACCCTCTACTATAAACGTTGATATTTTCtagaaaactaatttttctttACACCAGTTCTCATGgcaatttgttgttgttcttgttaTAATGTctgataaaatacaaaatgcaCTGCagaaacgataaaaataaataagaatgcacaaaaccatcacaaaaataaagaaataagtGTGTTATATACAGCTTGGGTGTGGTGAATGCAATAGGTGAAAATGATACCACTGAACGAAGTTTGACAGCCGCGAACCGCTCGCAAGCTGTCATTCGGTTCATGACTTCCGCTGAACGACACTTCCTAgttctttttgttggtgtttgcgAAAGTGATGGTACGCACGAAGAAGGTATCTATCATTTAACGGTGAAAATCTGTAAAACTTCGATGCTGGAGGCGCAATTCGGTTCTCGAATGGTTGTGTAGCGCTCCCCGAAGCGTAACATGTGAACCGAATCGTGTACTGGGCGTTGAAAGTGATGTGAAATGTGATATGGCAAATGATCCCTTCCCTCGTTCTATTCGTTTCAGCCGATTTTAATTGACGGACGTGGGCATTTGCTTGGTCGACTGGCTTCGGTCGTCGCCAAGCAGATCCTGACCGGCTATACAGTTGTTGTGGTCCGTTGTGAGGGCCTGCAACTGTCCGGCCATTTCTTCCGCAACAAGATCAAGTTCTTGGCCTATCTGCGTAAACGGTGCAACGTCAACCCGGCACGCGGTCCGTTCCATTTCCGCGCTCCGAGCCGTATGTTGTGGAAGGCCATTCGAGGTTTGTATATTCAGCGTGTGCGTATTTGGTGTTTTAGCATGTGTAAATAAATCGTATCCTTGTTCTCTTGGCAGGAATGGTTCCACACAAGACCAAGCGCGGTCATAATGCACTGAAACGCCTGAAGCTGTATGAAGGCATTCCGCCACCATACGATACGATGAAGCGAGTGTGTGTTCCGATCGCCATGCGTCAGCTGTGCTTGCGTCCTGACCGAAAGGTGAGTGAGTTATTGTT
Proteins encoded in this window:
- the LOC125761883 gene encoding 60S ribosomal protein L13a; amino-acid sequence: MVRTKKPILIDGRGHLLGRLASVVAKQILTGYTVVVVRCEGLQLSGHFFRNKIKFLAYLRKRCNVNPARGPFHFRAPSRMLWKAIRGMVPHKTKRGHNALKRLKLYEGIPPPYDTMKRVCVPIAMRQLCLRPDRKYCTVDRVAHEVGWKYRDVVNNLEAKRKIKARIAYMHKKKLKNITWKARAVVAKRIEPQNAVLRQYGYLTTEFEKKYNRPTASPVAPKLGKRKRKELYVAAKAARKTAKYAARAEAKLKKASAPKSPAKPKAKA